One Phocoena sinus isolate mPhoSin1 chromosome 14, mPhoSin1.pri, whole genome shotgun sequence genomic region harbors:
- the LOC116739274 gene encoding 40S ribosomal protein S27-like, protein MPLARDLLHPSLEEEKKKHKKKKKLAGSKPKFFMDVKCPGCYRITTVFSHAQRVVLCVGCSTVLCQLMGGKARLTEGRSCRRKHH, encoded by the coding sequence ATGCCTTTGGCTAGAGATTTACTGCATCCTTccttggaagaagaaaagaaaaaacataaaaaaaaaaaaaaactggctggTTCAAAGCCCAAATTCTTTATGGATGTAAAATGTCCAGGTTGCTACAGGATTACCACAGTTTTCAGCCATGCTCAGAGAGTGGTGCTTTGTGTTGGTTGTTCAACAGTGTTGTGCCAGCTGATGGGAGGAAAGGCCAGGCTCACAGAAGGGCGTTCATGTAGAAGAAAGCACCACTAA